The Saccharothrix variisporea genome has a segment encoding these proteins:
- a CDS encoding acyl-CoA dehydrogenase, whose protein sequence is MADALRDLLDGRWAALRRTSLELLGKLEPPGELDREAYRAWVLEQLHALADGGHPLIGFPTEYGGKDDIGGSVVAFEVLGFGDLSLMVKAGVQWGLFGGAVQALGTERHHAEHLPAIMSLDLPGCFAMTETGHGSDVQHLRTTATFDPETDEFVVHTPDPSARKDYIGNAARDGRMAVVFAQLVSGGDEHGVHALLVQIRDADGNPVPGVRIEDCGPKAGLNGVDNGRLTFDHVRVPRANLLDRYGKVAADGTYDSPIEGESRRFFTMLGTLVRGRISVAGGAGSATKKALTIAIRYAERRRQFTRPDTGEEVVVLDYLAHQRRLLPALATTYALHFAQEELVSALHDVSDDRAQRELESRAAGLKAVATWHATATIQACREACGGAGYLSENLLAGLKADTDVFTTFEGDNTVLLQLVAKGLLTSYRDHVGDLDPWGMARFVADQAVGVVIERTAARAIIDRLVSGSSDALLDRGWQVRQFEDRERHVVEGLARRLRRATPENAFDVFNAAQDHVLHAARAHVDRVVLEAFVAAVDRCGDTATKELLDRVCDLYALSVIEADRAWFLEHGRLTPQRAKAVTQAVNDLCGALRPDARRLVDAFGVPESWLGAPIIG, encoded by the coding sequence ATGGCCGACGCACTGCGGGACCTGCTGGACGGGCGTTGGGCGGCACTGCGCCGCACCTCCTTGGAACTGCTGGGCAAGCTGGAACCGCCGGGCGAGCTCGACCGCGAGGCCTACCGGGCGTGGGTGCTGGAGCAGTTGCACGCGCTCGCGGACGGCGGCCACCCGCTCATCGGCTTCCCGACCGAGTACGGCGGCAAGGACGACATCGGCGGGTCGGTCGTGGCGTTCGAGGTGCTCGGGTTCGGGGACCTGTCGCTGATGGTCAAGGCCGGTGTGCAGTGGGGGCTGTTCGGCGGCGCGGTGCAGGCGCTGGGCACGGAACGGCACCACGCCGAGCACCTGCCCGCGATCATGAGCCTCGACCTGCCCGGCTGCTTCGCCATGACGGAGACCGGGCACGGGTCGGACGTGCAGCACCTGCGCACCACCGCGACCTTCGACCCCGAGACCGACGAGTTCGTCGTCCACACCCCCGACCCGTCCGCCCGCAAGGACTACATCGGCAACGCCGCCCGCGACGGGCGGATGGCGGTCGTGTTCGCGCAACTGGTCAGCGGTGGCGACGAGCACGGCGTGCACGCGCTGCTGGTGCAGATCCGGGACGCTGACGGCAACCCGGTGCCGGGCGTGCGGATCGAGGACTGCGGGCCGAAAGCAGGGCTCAACGGCGTGGACAACGGGCGGTTGACGTTCGACCACGTCCGGGTGCCGCGCGCGAACCTCCTTGACCGGTACGGAAAAGTCGCCGCCGACGGCACGTACGACAGCCCGATCGAGGGCGAGAGCCGGCGGTTCTTCACCATGCTCGGCACGTTGGTGCGCGGGCGGATCAGCGTGGCCGGCGGGGCGGGCAGCGCGACGAAGAAGGCGCTGACCATCGCGATCCGGTACGCCGAGCGACGCCGGCAGTTCACCCGGCCCGACACCGGCGAGGAGGTCGTGGTCCTGGACTACCTGGCCCACCAGCGCCGCCTGCTGCCCGCCCTGGCCACCACCTACGCGCTGCACTTCGCGCAGGAGGAGCTGGTGTCGGCGCTGCACGACGTGTCCGACGACCGGGCGCAGCGCGAGCTGGAGTCCCGGGCCGCCGGGCTGAAGGCGGTGGCCACCTGGCACGCGACCGCGACCATCCAGGCGTGCCGGGAGGCGTGCGGCGGCGCGGGGTACCTGAGCGAGAACCTGTTGGCGGGCCTCAAGGCGGACACCGACGTCTTCACGACGTTCGAGGGCGACAACACCGTGTTGCTCCAGCTCGTCGCCAAGGGTCTGCTGACCAGTTACCGCGACCACGTGGGCGACCTGGACCCGTGGGGCATGGCGAGGTTCGTCGCCGACCAGGCGGTGGGCGTGGTCATCGAGCGGACGGCGGCGCGGGCCATCATCGACCGGCTGGTCAGCGGCAGTTCCGACGCCCTGCTGGACCGGGGCTGGCAGGTCCGGCAGTTCGAGGACCGCGAGCGGCACGTGGTGGAGGGCTTGGCGCGGCGGCTGCGGCGGGCCACTCCGGAGAACGCGTTCGACGTGTTCAACGCGGCCCAGGACCACGTGCTGCACGCGGCACGCGCACACGTGGACCGGGTGGTGCTGGAGGCTTTCGTGGCGGCCGTCGACCGGTGCGGCGACACTGCGACGAAGGAGTTGCTGGACCGGGTGTGCGACTTGTACGCGCTGTCGGTCATCGAGGCCGACCGGGCGTGGTTCCTGGAGCACGGGCGGCTGACCCCGCAGCGGGCCAAGGCGGTGACCCAGGCGGTGAACGACCTGTGCGGGGCGTTGCGGCCCGACGCGCGGCGGTTGGTGGACGCGTTCGGCGTGCCGGAGTCCTGGTTGGGGGCTCCGATCATCGGGTGA
- a CDS encoding DUF6292 family protein, translated as MDELTEGLAGYVRAVAQQVGVPPEGTEYEVSDTVTAYLALGEDTERDLMLVWSDVHGWSVAVETAPFETPVVLAHLGHPLVPPPRVVARFVADVLAGRPGGPEPTAKGNRQALAVRLRPYSTPR; from the coding sequence ATGGACGAGCTGACCGAAGGCCTGGCCGGGTACGTGCGCGCGGTCGCCCAGCAGGTCGGCGTCCCCCCGGAGGGCACGGAGTACGAGGTCAGCGACACCGTCACCGCGTACCTGGCGCTCGGCGAGGACACCGAACGCGACCTGATGCTGGTGTGGAGCGACGTCCACGGTTGGTCGGTCGCGGTGGAGACGGCGCCCTTCGAGACCCCCGTGGTGCTGGCCCACCTGGGCCACCCGCTCGTACCGCCGCCGCGGGTGGTGGCCCGGTTCGTGGCCGACGTGCTGGCCGGCCGACCCGGCGGGCCGGAGCCGACGGCGAAGGGCAACCGGCAGGCGCTGGCCGTCCGGTTGCGCCCCTACTCCACGCCCAGGTAG
- a CDS encoding AzlD domain-containing protein translates to MPVTAVLVLAAGTYAFRLAGPLLRDRLRLPDRVKELMSISATVLLVALVATASLTRGQGFAGWALPAGVLVGGLAAWRKAPFVVVVLLAAATTAGLRYLGVE, encoded by the coding sequence GTGCCCGTGACCGCCGTCCTCGTGCTCGCCGCCGGCACCTACGCCTTCCGCCTGGCCGGCCCCCTGCTGCGGGACCGGCTGCGCCTGCCGGACCGGGTGAAGGAACTCATGTCGATCAGCGCGACCGTGCTGCTGGTCGCCCTCGTGGCCACGGCCTCGCTGACCAGGGGGCAGGGCTTCGCGGGGTGGGCGCTGCCGGCGGGCGTGCTGGTCGGGGGCCTCGCGGCCTGGCGGAAGGCCCCGTTCGTGGTGGTCGTGCTGCTGGCCGCCGCGACCACGGCCGGCCTGCGCTACCTGGGCGTGGAGTAG
- a CDS encoding AzlC family ABC transporter permease — MRSIWRTLDPELLRDVAAVAAGAAVNGASFGAISVAAGLPWWLPVLMSLLVFAGGAQFMAVGVVASGGSPAAAVVAGLVLNARHLPFGLAVGDVLGRGLLARLIGSHLLIDETVAFAIAQRDPAKARAAYWACGTSLFAAWNLAVVAGALVGQAIGDPGAFGLDAAFPAALLALTLPALKDPRTRNAALLGSAVALATTPFLPAGLPVLLALTGLVAAMTTRQEARTCP; from the coding sequence ATGCGTTCGATATGGCGAACTCTAGACCCCGAGCTGCTGCGTGACGTCGCCGCGGTGGCCGCTGGTGCCGCGGTGAACGGTGCCTCCTTCGGCGCGATCTCGGTCGCGGCCGGGTTGCCCTGGTGGTTGCCCGTCCTGATGTCGCTGCTCGTGTTCGCGGGCGGCGCGCAGTTCATGGCGGTCGGGGTGGTCGCGAGTGGTGGCAGTCCGGCCGCGGCGGTGGTGGCGGGGCTCGTGCTCAACGCCCGGCACCTGCCGTTCGGGCTGGCCGTGGGTGACGTGCTGGGACGTGGGCTGCTCGCCCGGCTGATCGGCAGCCACCTGCTGATCGACGAGACGGTCGCCTTCGCGATCGCCCAACGGGACCCGGCGAAGGCACGTGCGGCGTACTGGGCGTGCGGGACCTCGCTGTTCGCCGCCTGGAACCTCGCCGTCGTGGCCGGCGCGCTGGTCGGCCAGGCCATCGGCGACCCGGGCGCGTTCGGCCTGGACGCCGCCTTCCCGGCCGCCCTCCTGGCCCTGACCCTGCCCGCTCTCAAGGACCCCCGGACCCGCAACGCCGCCCTCCTCGGCTCGGCGGTCGCGCTGGCGACGACCCCGTTCCTGCCCGCGGGCCTGCCCGTGCTGCTCGCCCTGACCGGCCTGGTGGCGGCGATGACGACCCGACAGGAGGCCCGGACGTGCCCGTGA
- a CDS encoding helix-turn-helix domain-containing protein, translating to MPNTGAPLEVIAASLRRERDRVGLSLSELAKRAGIAKSTLSQLEAGTGNPSVETLWALGVALGVPFSRLVDPPTTRVQVIRAGQGPAIYSERAHYTATLLASCPPGARRDIYVLDLEPGNPRESEPHMPGTVEHAIVSRGRVLTGPKSDPVELGPGDYAMYPGDVPHTAQALEPGTSVVLIMEHI from the coding sequence ATGCCGAACACAGGTGCGCCGCTGGAGGTCATCGCCGCCTCCCTCCGCCGCGAACGCGACCGCGTGGGCCTGTCGCTCAGCGAGCTCGCCAAGCGGGCGGGGATCGCGAAGTCGACGCTGTCGCAGTTGGAGGCCGGCACCGGCAACCCGAGCGTCGAGACCCTGTGGGCCCTGGGCGTGGCGCTGGGCGTCCCCTTCAGCCGCCTGGTCGACCCGCCCACGACCCGCGTCCAGGTCATCCGCGCGGGCCAGGGCCCGGCGATCTACTCGGAACGCGCCCACTACACCGCGACCCTGCTGGCGTCCTGCCCGCCGGGCGCCCGCCGGGACATCTACGTGCTGGACCTGGAACCCGGCAACCCCCGCGAGTCCGAGCCGCACATGCCGGGCACGGTCGAGCACGCGATCGTGAGCCGCGGGCGCGTGTTGACGGGGCCGAAGAGCGACCCGGTGGAGCTGGGTCCGGGTGACTACGCGATGTACCCCGGCGACGTGCCCCACACGGCCCAGGCGCTGGAACCGGGGACGTCGGTGGTGCTGATCATGGAGCACATCTAG